Within the Gloeobacter kilaueensis JS1 genome, the region GATCGCGACTTTCTTTTCATCGGCGAGGCCCAGGCTGCCGGTGAGCCAGTTGACGCCGTCGGTGAGGTCGTCCTGCATCTTGAGGCCCCACTGGCGGTTCCCGGCGTTGAGAAATTTTTTGCCGTAGCCGGTCGAACCCCGGTAGTTGACCTGGAGCACGGCGTAACCCCGGTTGGCGAGCCACTGGGCTTCCCGGTCGTACCCCCAGCTGTCCCGCGACCAGGGGCCACCGTGGACCAGGAGCACCGCCGGTAGTTTGCGCGCCGGGACACCCACCGGCGTAGTGAGGTAGCCGTTGATCTTGAGGCCGTCGCGGCTGGTGTAGCTTACCGGGTCCATTTTGGCGAGGGACAGACCTTCGAGCTTCGGGCGCGAGACCAGCAGGAGCGTCGCTTTTTTAGCGGCGCGGTTCCAGGTGTAATAGCGCACAGGAGACCGATCTGCGTCGTAGGCGACCAGCCAGGTCGTATCGCGCGCGTCGCGATTGACGATCGAAAAGTCGCCGTCGTAGACCTTTGCCAGGGCGTCAAAGTCGGCCTGCACCGAGGGGGAGACCACCTTCCAGCTTTTGCGGCCCGGCTCGAAGGAAACCGCCTGGACCAGGTGAGTCTTTGGCTGGATTGCCACCTCACCGGCGTCCACCTCGTTGCTGGCGGCGAGCACCTTCTCGTTTTTCTTCGTGATTCCCCTGAGCACAGCGCGGGCGGTGTTCGATCCGAGGGAGGAGCGGAGCACGGCGGACTGGCCGTCGGCGGTAAAATCGACAAAATCGAGAATTTCATCGGGACCGGCCTTGAGCCAGGTTTTCCAGGGAGCGGCGGCACTGCTGCGGATGCGGATCTCCGTGCCGCCGTCGGGGGTCGTCACCTGGGCTGCCCGCACCACCAGCTTTGGATCGGCAAAGAAAGCGCCGACATCGCCGGGATTTTCGGTGTCGAGCTTGAGTTTCCCGGTATCGAGGTTGAGGCGGTAGGCGTCGAAGAGCTGCTTGTTGCGGGAATTGAGGCTGAGGAGCACCTCGTCTGGATAATTCGGATCGATAGCAAGGATGTCGGCGCGGGCCCCCGGCGCAGGGGTGAGATCGCTTACCTTACCGGCAGCGAGATCGACGCCGTAGATATGAAAATTTTCGTCGCCGTCGCGGTCCTGCAAATAAAGAAGGGTGCGGTTGTTGTAGGCCCAGTAGAACTGGCGGATGCCGCGCTTTTTGTCGTCGGTGACGATCCGCTCGTCGTTCTTGCCGACCGTCTTTACCCACACCTGCAGCACGTTGTTTTTGTCCGGTGCCAGCCAGGCAAGGCGCTTACCGTCCGGCGACAGTTGCGGACTGGTTTTCTCAGGATTGCCAAAGAGCACTTCCCTTGGAATCAAAGGCGGCAACTCCGCCCGCACGGGCAGGCAGCTAAAACTTGTAGCGGCGAGGGCAAGCAGCGAGAGACCAGCAATCGGTTTCATAAGCAAGACAGAACCTCGACGGGTGGTGAAGGCCAGCATCAGGCTAGCAGAAA harbors:
- a CDS encoding alpha/beta hydrolase family protein; the protein is MKPIAGLSLLALAATSFSCLPVRAELPPLIPREVLFGNPEKTSPQLSPDGKRLAWLAPDKNNVLQVWVKTVGKNDERIVTDDKKRGIRQFYWAYNNRTLLYLQDRDGDENFHIYGVDLAAGKVSDLTPAPGARADILAIDPNYPDEVLLSLNSRNKQLFDAYRLNLDTGKLKLDTENPGDVGAFFADPKLVVRAAQVTTPDGGTEIRIRSSAAAPWKTWLKAGPDEILDFVDFTADGQSAVLRSSLGSNTARAVLRGITKKNEKVLAASNEVDAGEVAIQPKTHLVQAVSFEPGRKSWKVVSPSVQADFDALAKVYDGDFSIVNRDARDTTWLVAYDADRSPVRYYTWNRAAKKATLLLVSRPKLEGLSLAKMDPVSYTSRDGLKINGYLTTPVGVPARKLPAVLLVHGGPWSRDSWGYDREAQWLANRGYAVLQVNYRGSTGYGKKFLNAGNRQWGLKMQDDLTDGVNWLTGSLGLADEKKVAIFGGSYGGYATLAGLTFTPELYAAGVDIVGPSNLKTLIAAIPPYWKTFRAIFDRRMGNVDESKDAELVKNASPLFRADQIRKPLLIAQGANDPRVNKAESEQIVSAIEKNGGKVTYVLYTDEGHGFARPENRLDFYARAEKFLADILGGRSEPLPSDPYPGSTAIVKTIGSGPTAARP